In Deltaproteobacteria bacterium, the sequence AATACTCCAGTGAAAGGCTGCACCGCCGATGGGTGGCCACTCAATCTTGCTCCACCTCAGCAGCAACATATCTGCAACGCTGGACTCTGGGGTACCGCCAAAAAGCGATAGCCAATCGAGCATGCGTGGACCCACCTCCTGAATCTGATATGTTTTAGGTATCGGAACCAATGGGGTAAATGACGCATGACAAAAGCTCGATACCAGGAATCTCTTCTCAAAATTATGGAAACCAAGAATCATTGGGCCTGGCCCGGGTTCACCTCAGGTATGGTTCCAAAGGAAGCGATGCACATCCACCTGGAACAGGAGTTCGAAGTTTATGTAAGAGATTTCCCGACCATGATTGCCCGCGCGTTTGTTCAATGCCGTATACCGGAAGTTCGAAAAGAGCTGGTTGAGAACCTTTATGAAGAAGAGACCGGCGGGCTGGCAGCAGGCCGCCCTCACCCGGAACTTTTTCTGCTCTACCCCTCGGGCCTGGGATGCGACATGAGCCGGTTCGACCACATCAAGCTTCTGCCTGAATCTCTCGCCTACCGGGCCTTCCTGGATCAAACCACCACCCAACATGGCTGGGAAATTGCCACCGCTATCACAACCATCTTTATCGAAGGCACGCCGTATGAGCGTGGTGAGCTGGATGAAAATGCTCCCAAACGCCCAGAGCCTTCCCTAAGCGACCACCCGCTCGTGAAGCATTACGGACTCAGCGAAGAGAATCTCGCTCTCACCAAAGCACATCGTATCGTCGAAGGTGAGCACCGCTCCTCGGCCTGGAACATTGTCCTCGACTACATCGACGAGTCTAAATACCTGGATGTAATCGCCGCCATGGAGCAGGCCTCTGCACTCTGGAAATTTTATAGAGATGGAGTGGCCCGAGCATGTGGCTTAGTTCAAAACGACGCGGGTGAGCCTGAACTCAAATCGTAAGCCAGTTGGCGGTGAGGATAAATTATGAGTGATGAAGACCCAGAAGCTGAATTAAGCATCATGAACATAGATTTGCTCTATACTGGGAGCGACCTATTTATGTTGCCACACGCCGAAGTGGCCGAGGTTATCGATACTCTGCTACCAACCATCATTGATACACTCGCCAGCTATAACGGTGTACTCGAATCGGTTTCCAACTGCCGTATGATTGCGGTGTTTTCAGCGGCTGAGGACCATGCACTTAAATCGGTATTGTGTGCTTCCAAGCTTCACTCAGATATTCGTACCCTCACTGAAGAACGTGTGGCTTGCGGCAAACGCCCGGTAAAACTCCGGATTGGTATCGCCTCAGGGCATGCAAAGCTTCAAAATTTTAAGCATGCTCAATACTCAGGAGTATCCCATGTGGGAGAGCCCTTAGCTCAGGCCGAGCTACTTGCCGCCATCGCGCACCCAGGAAATACCATTCTTGCCGGGCACACTTATTCCATTATCCATGACGAAATCTCCTGCCGATTGGTCAAACAAGTCCGGCTCCACGACTACGAGGAGCCCGTTAAGGCTTATGAGATTCTCAGTGCCGAAGCTGCCGCCCAATCCCAGTCTCAAAAAGATAATCGGCGCAAATACCCTCGCCTAGAGTTGAACCTTCCTGTCACTTTACAAGTTGCCCAATGGTCGCACCGTGCAGAGGCTATCAATATCAGTGCAGGTGGTATTCAAGTGGCATGCAAAGACTCTTTTCAAGCCAACACACCAGTGAAGCTGTCTGCCGTCCTCCCGCTTGGAAAAAAAGAACTTCCCCTGCGTATCGAGGGTCTGATTGTACACTCTGCACCTAAAGGTGATGGTCGCTACGCCATGGGCATCAAGTTTAAACGCTTGATATCTGAAGATAGAGAAGCTCTAGAGTACCTGCTGGGTATGATTCTAGGAGAAGTTCTTAAGAACGAGGCGATGCACATCGACACCGGAGAAGATGCGGCTGGAGTTCGATTTTATGCTTATGAAGCCAGCGCCCTGCTGGATGATATCGACCTTTAGTAGTCTAGAAGGTCCTCTAAAGCACTCTCTAGTCGTCCTGCTGGCATATATTGCTTCTCAAGACCCTTCGCGAATGGAACTGGCGTATCCAGTGATCCCAAACGTGTCACCGGCGCATCCAGAAAGTCAAAACCATCTTGAGCAATGCGCGCCGCCACTTCGCCGCCAAAACCGCCAGTTGTGGAGGCTTCCTGTAAAACCAGCACTCGGCTCGTCTTCTCGACCGACTCAAGTACTGTCTCCACGTCCCAAGGAATCAAGGTTCGTAAATCAATGACCTCAATAGATACACCCTTTTCAGCGAAGCTCTCAGCCGCACGTAAAGCTTCGTGGACCATGGCACTCCACGCAACAATGGTGAGATCTGTACCTTCGCGAACCACGCGAGCTTGGCCCAGAGGCTCCTTGTAAAAGCCTTTTGGCACATCGCCCTTGATACTTCGATAAAGCTGCTTATGCTCGAAGAAGATAACAGGATTCGGGTCATCGATGGCCGCCAGTAAAAGACCCTTGGCATCCTCAACGGTTGCCGGCGCCACAATCTTGAGACCAGCAATCGATGTAAACCAACTCTCAGGGCACTGCGAATGATAAGGACCCGCTCCCATTCCGCCGCCAATCGGTGCACGAACGACCACCGGAACATTGGCTCCCCATCGGTAGTGATTCTTCGCAAGGTTGTTCACAATCTGGTTAAATCCGCAGGTGATAAAATCACTGAACTGCATTTCCACCACAGGCTTAAAACCTTCAAAACCAAGACCCATGGCAGCCCCAAGTACACCCGATTCAATAATCGGTGTATTGCGTACTCGGCCGCGACCGTAACGTTCAACAAAACCATCGGTAATCTTAAAGACGCCGCCATACTCAGCGATGTCTTGCCCCATCAGGACAACATTATCGTCTCGCTCCATCGCAATAGTTAAGGCGTCGCTTAGAGCATCAACGTAGCGCATCTCTTCAGTGTCAGTAGAAGCTTCGACCACTTCATCCGAACAAGGAGCAAAAACGTCAGCCAGCTCATCTTCTGCGCTGCGCATGGGATGCGGATACGCCATCGCCTCATCCACTGCTTCCTGAATTTGAGCCTTGAACTCGGTACGCACCATCGACATAGCGTCTTGGTCCATCGCGCCTTCTTCAATGATTTGTTTCTCAAGGCGAGCAATCGGATCCCGCTTGGCCCATTCCGCCATCAACTCATCGGGAACATAAGCGGTACCAGATGCCTCTTCGTGGCCGCGCATGCGAAATGTTTTGCATTCTAGCAGTGTCGGACCCTCTCCACTGCGGGCTCGAGCCGCAGCTTGGTCCATCGCTTTCATGACAGCCATAATATCGTTGCCGTCGACGACTTCGCCCGGCATCCCATAACCGATGGCTCTATCCGCTAAATCTTTACAAGCGTATTGTTCCGTACTCGGTGTGGAGAGTCCGTATTGATTGTTTTCGATGACAAAGACGACTGGTAACTTCCAAACAGCTGCTAAATTAAGAGCTTCGTGAAAATCACCCTCGCTGGTTGCACCGTCGCCGGTAAACGCTACCGCTATCCGCTCGGTACCTCTGAGTTGCTGAGCCAGAGCTAAGCCATCCGCCACGGGTAGCATCGCACCCAAGTGACTGATCATACCCACGATGTGGTGGTCAAGTGTCCCAAAATGAAAACTACGCTCGCGGCCTTTACTGAAGCCTTCACCGCGCCCCATCAGCTGGCATATCAACTGTACCAAATCGAGATTTCGGCCCGTAAAGACGCCTAGGTTGCGGTGCATAGGGAGAATGTAATCATCCTCACGAAGCGTAGCCGTAACACCAACGGCGATGGCTTCTTGCCCGATGCCTGAGAACCATTTTGAGAGCTGACCTTGCCGAAGAAGATTGAGCATCTTCTCTTCAATCATTCGCGGAAAGAGAATACGGCGATATAAATCTCGTAACTCTTCTTGGGTGTGTTTGACTGGTTCCATCGTTAGTGCTGACGCCATTGCGACCATCCTTTGGCCGAGCTCCTTTGCCTGATGATATCCTATATCAGTACCGCTCGGTGGCTAGGTTACTTAGTCACGAGGCCCTTGCGCTGCAACCCGCATGGCGCTTGCTTTTGATTAAAAAACGCCCCAAAAGCACGTATTTAGAGCACGCACTGCGTCATGAAATCTTTGATTGGGAGAGTTCGACCGACGGTACTAAACGGGCACCAGCATCTGCTCAGCCAGCTCTTTTGCCTTCTCAGGGCTACAAATTCGCTCCACCAACTTGAGAGCGAACTTCAAAGCAGTCCCCACTCCCCGGCTGGTAATCACATCGTTATCATC encodes:
- a CDS encoding dehydrogenase → MEPVKHTQEELRDLYRRILFPRMIEEKMLNLLRQGQLSKWFSGIGQEAIAVGVTATLREDDYILPMHRNLGVFTGRNLDLVQLICQLMGRGEGFSKGRERSFHFGTLDHHIVGMISHLGAMLPVADGLALAQQLRGTERIAVAFTGDGATSEGDFHEALNLAAVWKLPVVFVIENNQYGLSTPSTEQYACKDLADRAIGYGMPGEVVDGNDIMAVMKAMDQAAARARSGEGPTLLECKTFRMRGHEEASGTAYVPDELMAEWAKRDPIARLEKQIIEEGAMDQDAMSMVRTEFKAQIQEAVDEAMAYPHPMRSAEDELADVFAPCSDEVVEASTDTEEMRYVDALSDALTIAMERDDNVVLMGQDIAEYGGVFKITDGFVERYGRGRVRNTPIIESGVLGAAMGLGFEGFKPVVEMQFSDFITCGFNQIVNNLAKNHYRWGANVPVVVRAPIGGGMGAGPYHSQCPESWFTSIAGLKIVAPATVEDAKGLLLAAIDDPNPVIFFEHKQLYRSIKGDVPKGFYKEPLGQARVVREGTDLTIVAWSAMVHEALRAAESFAEKGVSIEVIDLRTLIPWDVETVLESVEKTSRVLVLQEASTTGGFGGEVAARIAQDGFDFLDAPVTRLGSLDTPVPFAKGLEKQYMPAGRLESALEDLLDY